From Xylanibacter oryzae DSM 17970, a single genomic window includes:
- a CDS encoding M16 family metallopeptidase, translating to MKYNTYTLPNGLRIIHLPATSPVVYCGYEINAGTRNELHDEEGLAHFCEHVTFKGTEHRKAWHILNCLESVGGDLNAFTNKEDTVYYAAILKDHFNRAADILTDIVFNSRYPQQELDKEKEVICDEIESYNDSPSELIYDEFENIIFNNHPLGHNILGNADHLRTYTTDDALRFTARFYKPENVIFFAYGDLDFNKMVNFLSKSTKDFGNCKPLMDIKSNSPLPIYEPKYIEKDKGTHQAHVMIGNRAYSVHDERRMALYLLNNILGGPGMNARLNLSLRERNGLVYTVESSMISYSDTGIWCTYFGCDPKDIKRCLKLTRKELNRFMEKPLTITQLNAAKKQIKGQIGVACDNRENFALDFGKSYLHYGWERDITNLFNHIDALTPDIIHQVAQDIFAEEKLTTLIDK from the coding sequence ATGAAATATAATACTTATACTCTCCCTAATGGATTAAGAATAATCCATCTTCCTGCCACATCACCGGTAGTATATTGCGGATATGAAATCAATGCCGGTACTAGAAACGAACTTCACGATGAAGAGGGATTGGCACATTTCTGTGAGCATGTTACTTTTAAAGGTACAGAGCACAGAAAGGCATGGCATATATTGAACTGCCTTGAAAGTGTTGGTGGAGACCTTAATGCTTTCACCAATAAAGAGGATACCGTATATTATGCAGCAATCCTTAAGGATCATTTCAACCGTGCAGCAGATATACTTACTGATATTGTATTCAACAGCCGTTACCCACAGCAGGAACTTGATAAAGAGAAAGAGGTTATATGCGATGAAATCGAGAGTTATAATGATTCTCCTTCTGAACTTATATATGATGAGTTCGAAAACATCATCTTTAACAACCACCCTTTAGGTCATAATATTCTTGGTAATGCCGACCATCTACGTACTTATACTACAGATGATGCATTACGTTTTACAGCCAGATTCTATAAGCCGGAGAATGTCATATTCTTTGCATATGGTGATTTGGACTTCAACAAAATGGTAAATTTTTTGAGTAAATCTACTAAAGATTTTGGCAATTGCAAGCCTCTTATGGATATTAAGTCGAACAGTCCTTTACCTATATATGAACCTAAATACATAGAAAAAGACAAAGGCACTCATCAAGCTCACGTAATGATTGGTAACAGGGCATATTCTGTACACGATGAGCGACGAATGGCTCTTTATCTGCTAAATAATATACTTGGTGGACCTGGAATGAATGCACGCCTTAATTTATCCCTGCGTGAACGTAACGGATTAGTTTATACAGTAGAAAGCAGCATGATAAGCTACTCTGATACCGGTATTTGGTGCACATATTTCGGATGCGATCCAAAAGATATAAAAAGATGCCTAAAACTTACTCGCAAAGAGTTAAACAGATTTATGGAAAAACCACTTACCATAACTCAGTTGAATGCTGCAAAAAAACAGATTAAGGGTCAGATAGGTGTTGCATGCGACAATCGTGAAAACTTTGCTCTTGACTTCGGTAAGAGTTATCTGCATTATGGATGGGAACGTGATATAACAAATCTATTTAATCATATTGATGCATTAACACCTGATATAATACATCAGGTTGCTCAAGATATTTTCGCAGAAGAAAAACTTACTACATTAATCGACAAATAG
- a CDS encoding FprA family A-type flavoprotein, which produces MIEIKDKIYYVGVNDRNKSRFEGLWPLPNGVSYNSYLIDDDKVCLIDTVEVDFFTQFIENIHEVIGDRPIDYIVINHMEPDHSGSLGLIKKFYPNVKFIGNKKTFGMLSGFYGINGDTIEIKEGDSISLGKHNISFTMIPMVHWPETMATLETTTNILFSGDAFGSFGALNGGLIDSDICCDPFWLEMIRYYSNIVGKYGVPVQNALKKLVEMKIDYICSTHGPVWHEYIYKVMSLYNMMSKYETDEGIVICYGTMYGNTERMAEVIARAASNAGIKNIVMYNVSKTDHSYIIRDVFRYRGLIVGAPTYNTGLYHEMDTLLNEIGNRDVKNHYIGWFGSYGWAGKAVAKIKELNETHLHFEKVGIPVEMKQSMTPEVAAQCEALGKAMAERLKADRCAD; this is translated from the coding sequence ATGATAGAAATAAAAGACAAAATCTACTATGTAGGTGTTAATGACCGTAATAAATCTCGTTTTGAAGGTCTTTGGCCCTTGCCAAATGGCGTATCTTACAATTCGTATCTTATAGATGACGATAAAGTTTGTCTTATAGATACAGTAGAAGTTGACTTTTTTACCCAATTCATCGAGAATATACATGAGGTTATAGGTGACCGTCCAATAGATTATATAGTTATTAATCATATGGAACCAGACCATAGTGGCTCTTTGGGACTTATTAAAAAGTTTTATCCCAATGTAAAGTTCATTGGCAACAAAAAAACATTTGGAATGCTTTCCGGCTTCTATGGAATAAATGGAGATACAATAGAAATAAAGGAGGGTGATTCTATAAGCCTTGGAAAGCATAATATTAGTTTTACTATGATTCCAATGGTGCATTGGCCTGAAACTATGGCAACTCTGGAAACAACTACAAATATTCTATTTTCTGGTGATGCTTTCGGAAGTTTTGGAGCACTTAATGGTGGATTGATTGATTCTGACATATGTTGTGATCCTTTTTGGTTGGAAATGATACGCTATTATTCTAATATAGTTGGTAAGTATGGCGTACCTGTACAGAATGCCCTAAAAAAGTTGGTAGAGATGAAAATAGATTATATTTGTTCTACACATGGACCCGTATGGCATGAATATATCTATAAAGTAATGAGCCTTTATAATATGATGAGCAAGTATGAGACAGATGAAGGCATCGTTATATGCTATGGTACTATGTATGGTAATACTGAGCGTATGGCAGAAGTTATAGCCCGTGCTGCAAGCAACGCCGGAATAAAGAATATAGTGATGTACAATGTTTCAAAGACAGACCATTCATATATAATTAGGGATGTTTTCCGTTATCGTGGACTTATAGTTGGTGCACCTACATATAATACAGGATTATACCATGAAATGGATACTTTGCTTAACGAAATAGGCAATAGAGATGTGAAAAATCATTATATTGGTTGGTTTGGAAGTTATGGATGGGCAGGTAAGGCCGTTGCAAAGATAAAAGAATTGAATGAAACGCACTTGCACTTCGAGAAAGTGGGAATTCCGGTAGAGATGAAACAAAGTATGACACCTGAGGTTGCTGCTCAATGCGAGGCCCTTGGCAAAGCTATGGCAGAACGCCTTAAGGCAGACAGATGTGCTGATTAA
- a CDS encoding carbohydrate kinase family protein codes for MRKVIGIGETVLDIIFKDDQPVGAVPGGSVFNGIISLGRAGINATFISETGNDRVGEKIIKFLKDNNVNADNINVYTNSKSPISLAFLNEHNDAEYIFYKDHPCDQLDFTYPDVQRDDVVMFGSYYAVNPVIRPQVSAFLDYARNRGAILYYDVNYRPSHQNEVMKLTSNILENLEYADIVRGSYEDFDVMFNIKDPDKVYNAEVSFYCKKFIYTHGKEPVSLHAEKLQKNYNVIKTETVSTIGAGDNFNAGFVYGLIKYGITKDMIDEGIDEENWDKLIACAQSFSGECCRSINNSVDKAFGDRMKKEMIEYKLQHTEE; via the coding sequence ATGAGAAAAGTAATAGGTATAGGAGAGACTGTTCTTGACATTATATTTAAGGACGACCAACCTGTAGGTGCTGTACCGGGAGGTTCGGTCTTTAATGGGATAATATCACTTGGGCGTGCAGGTATTAATGCAACATTTATTAGTGAAACAGGCAATGACAGAGTTGGAGAAAAAATTATAAAATTTCTAAAAGACAATAATGTCAATGCTGATAATATTAATGTTTATACTAATAGCAAATCACCTATATCCCTTGCGTTCTTAAATGAGCATAATGATGCGGAATATATATTCTATAAAGATCATCCTTGTGATCAACTAGATTTTACCTATCCAGATGTTCAGCGTGATGATGTGGTAATGTTCGGATCGTATTATGCTGTTAACCCTGTAATCCGTCCACAAGTATCTGCTTTTCTAGACTATGCACGGAATAGGGGTGCAATACTTTATTATGATGTCAATTATCGCCCATCTCATCAGAATGAAGTGATGAAACTCACTTCTAATATACTTGAAAATCTTGAGTATGCAGACATCGTAAGGGGTAGTTATGAAGACTTTGACGTAATGTTCAATATAAAAGACCCTGATAAAGTATATAATGCTGAGGTATCTTTTTATTGTAAGAAATTTATATATACCCATGGTAAAGAGCCTGTATCATTGCATGCAGAAAAGTTGCAGAAAAATTATAATGTAATTAAGACAGAAACAGTAAGTACGATAGGTGCCGGTGATAACTTTAATGCAGGTTTCGTATATGGATTGATAAAATATGGCATCACTAAAGATATGATTGATGAAGGAATTGACGAGGAAAATTGGGATAAGCTTATAGCTTGCGCTCAGTCTTTTTCAGGTGAATGTTGCAGAAGCATAAATAATTCTGTGGATAAAGCCTTCGGAGATAGAATGAAGAAAGAAATGATTGAATACAAACTTCAGCATACTGAAGAATAA